Proteins encoded within one genomic window of Acidaminococcus timonensis:
- a CDS encoding phage terminase small subunit P27 family yields MPTPRKTTKLTRKHMSKDERLNRELAENQHKLPRDGLDPPEWLDLEARKEFARVVEEAARIDLLDNLDLSVLAVYADAWSNYIALHALIQKQGNVIEVVGSQGNRAPKVNPALTAQEMYVKRIMSASAKLGLATTDRLKLIVPQKPEKKENKFLKLLQA; encoded by the coding sequence ATGCCTACGCCAAGAAAAACCACAAAGCTGACCAGAAAGCATATGAGCAAGGATGAACGGCTAAACCGGGAGTTGGCCGAGAACCAGCACAAGTTACCCAGGGATGGGCTGGACCCTCCCGAGTGGCTGGACTTGGAAGCACGGAAGGAGTTTGCCCGGGTGGTGGAAGAAGCTGCCCGGATAGATCTGCTGGACAACCTGGATCTCTCCGTCCTGGCCGTCTATGCTGATGCCTGGTCCAACTACATCGCACTCCATGCTCTGATCCAGAAGCAGGGCAATGTCATCGAGGTGGTTGGCTCCCAGGGCAATCGGGCTCCGAAGGTCAATCCCGCACTGACCGCCCAGGAGATGTACGTCAAGCGGATCATGAGTGCCTCCGCCAAGTTGGGGCTGGCCACCACGGACCGGCTCAAGCTGATCGTCCCGCAGAAGCCTGAGAAAAAAGAAAATAAATTTTTGAAGCTGCTCCAGGCATGA